One part of the Bacteroidia bacterium genome encodes these proteins:
- a CDS encoding TIGR01777 family oxidoreductase, giving the protein MKKRIVIAGGTGFLGRALQSYFTEIGFEVYLLTRNPLGPNEVYWDGESFGEWCYLLEGTYALINLAGKSVNCRYTEKNKALIRSSRLNSTHILGKALQVFSPAPKYWINSSTATIYEHTEGDAPHNTEHLGRIADDFSVLVAKDWEAAFESYQLPETKKLILRTAIVFGNEGGAYPVMRDLAKKGLCSPQGNGRQWISWIHVDDFCRAIDHLMEEEKEGIFNLCAPNYLRNRDFFHLLREKLKPPFIIPQPKWLLEFGAIFMGTETELILKSRKVYPEKLLRMDYRFLYEDMESCLEDLLKKKESQQKAKSISYTVENGAV; this is encoded by the coding sequence ATGAAAAAACGAATCGTCATAGCAGGTGGAACAGGTTTTCTCGGGAGAGCATTACAATCCTATTTTACAGAAATAGGATTTGAAGTTTACCTCCTCACCCGCAATCCCCTCGGCCCGAATGAAGTCTACTGGGATGGAGAGAGTTTTGGGGAATGGTGCTACCTCCTGGAAGGCACCTATGCCTTGATCAATCTGGCGGGTAAAAGTGTAAACTGCCGGTATACCGAAAAGAATAAAGCCCTCATAAGAAGCAGTCGACTCAATAGCACACATATTCTGGGCAAGGCGCTACAGGTCTTTTCACCTGCCCCAAAATACTGGATCAATTCCTCTACAGCTACCATATACGAACACACAGAAGGTGATGCTCCTCACAATACGGAACATCTGGGAAGGATTGCAGATGACTTCTCGGTCCTTGTTGCCAAGGACTGGGAAGCAGCTTTTGAAAGCTACCAACTCCCTGAAACGAAGAAGCTGATCCTGAGAACAGCCATTGTTTTTGGAAATGAAGGAGGTGCCTATCCTGTGATGCGGGATCTAGCTAAAAAAGGCTTGTGTTCGCCTCAAGGCAATGGAAGGCAATGGATCAGTTGGATTCATGTAGATGACTTTTGCCGGGCCATAGATCATTTGATGGAAGAGGAAAAGGAAGGAATCTTTAACCTTTGTGCTCCAAATTATCTCCGCAATAGGGACTTCTTTCACCTCCTCAGAGAAAAGCTTAAGCCTCCTTTTATTATACCTCAACCCAAATGGCTGCTGGAATTTGGAGCGATTTTTATGGGTACTGAGACAGAATTGATTCTCAAAAGCCGGAAGGTATATCCGGAAAAGTTGTTGAGGATGGATTACCGATTTTTGTATGAGGATATGGAAAGCTGTTTGGAGGATCTGTTGAAAAAGAAGGAATCTCAACAGAAGGCAAAATCGATTTCCTATACTGTAGAAAATGGAGCTGTATAA
- a CDS encoding radical SAM protein: protein MSKLKVGVIDLISKGPNKSLWARVMHANFASIMPQVIATWCDQRGHDVELICFTGLEDLEKEIPQDVDLVFICGFTQAAFLAYSLSNLLQSKGVVTVLGGPHARCYPEDALKYFDYVVGFTNEEVLDEILDNCVSQGKEGTYLAAKNQPRSLPSLRDRWKFVEQTLKKAPLLKFVNMIGSMGCPYTCSFCIDSVVKYQPLDFEIMKSDLKFLLGKFKDPIVGWHDPNFGVRFDDYMEAIASVAPNGKIRHIAESSLSILTEDHLKVLKQNGFVGMLPGIESWYDMGNKSRTARREGEEKLNRVSEHVNMIFDYIPYVQTNFVLGLDSDEGDEPFELTKRFVDMSPAAFPGYSLLTSFGEAAPLNLEYQQENRVLPFPFHFLNNHHAMNLKPRNYEWVDFYDKVIDLTEYTFSNRAVYRRFTHSKVWTAKYLNVIRAISNEGYGRIKYFKKVRNNLIEDSKFRDFFEGESQVLPQFYVDMVKKDLKGLWEWLPEGALYHNPNAYLEKSKRQHA, encoded by the coding sequence ATGTCAAAATTAAAAGTTGGGGTCATTGACCTTATTAGCAAGGGGCCTAATAAATCCCTATGGGCAAGAGTTATGCATGCAAATTTTGCGAGTATCATGCCACAGGTTATCGCCACCTGGTGCGACCAAAGAGGACATGATGTAGAACTTATCTGTTTTACAGGACTCGAAGATCTGGAAAAAGAAATTCCACAAGATGTGGACCTGGTATTTATTTGTGGATTTACTCAAGCTGCCTTTTTGGCTTATTCACTTAGTAATCTTCTGCAATCAAAAGGTGTTGTCACGGTGTTAGGAGGGCCTCATGCAAGATGTTATCCGGAAGATGCACTGAAATACTTTGATTATGTAGTAGGATTTACGAATGAAGAAGTGCTGGATGAGATCCTGGATAATTGTGTATCTCAGGGAAAAGAAGGAACCTATTTGGCCGCAAAGAACCAACCTCGTAGTCTGCCGAGTTTGAGAGATCGCTGGAAATTTGTCGAGCAAACCCTCAAAAAAGCGCCTTTACTCAAATTTGTAAATATGATTGGAAGTATGGGTTGTCCCTATACCTGTTCCTTTTGTATTGATTCTGTAGTCAAATACCAGCCCCTGGACTTTGAGATTATGAAATCTGATCTCAAGTTTTTGTTGGGGAAATTTAAAGACCCTATCGTGGGATGGCATGATCCCAATTTTGGGGTTCGTTTCGATGACTATATGGAGGCAATCGCTTCTGTTGCTCCCAATGGAAAGATTAGACATATAGCTGAAAGTAGTCTTTCGATTTTAACAGAAGATCACCTAAAGGTGCTGAAGCAAAATGGGTTTGTAGGGATGCTACCCGGGATAGAATCCTGGTACGATATGGGAAATAAATCTCGTACCGCACGTCGGGAAGGAGAAGAGAAATTGAATAGGGTTTCTGAACATGTAAACATGATTTTTGATTATATCCCCTATGTGCAAACCAATTTTGTGTTGGGATTGGATAGCGATGAGGGAGATGAACCTTTCGAACTGACCAAGCGCTTTGTGGATATGTCTCCCGCAGCTTTTCCTGGATATTCACTCCTGACTTCCTTTGGAGAAGCCGCTCCTTTAAACCTGGAATACCAGCAGGAAAATCGGGTTTTGCCTTTCCCCTTCCACTTTTTGAATAATCACCATGCCATGAATCTTAAACCCAGGAATTATGAATGGGTTGATTTTTATGATAAAGTGATTGATTTGACCGAATACACTTTTTCAAATAGAGCGGTTTATCGCCGCTTTACGCATTCCAAAGTATGGACTGCAAAATACCTCAATGTGATTCGGGCGATTTCAAATGAAGGATACGGTAGAATCAAATATTTCAAGAAAGTTCGGAATAACCTGATTGAAGACTCAAAGTTTAGGGATTTCTTTGAAGGAGAAAGTCAGGTTTTGCCTCAATTCTATGTTGATATGGTGAAAAAGGATTTAAAAGGCCTATGGGAATGGCTACCGGAAGGAGCCTTATACCACAATCCCAATGCTTATTTGGAAAAAAGTAAGCGGCAGCATGCCTAA
- a CDS encoding response regulator, whose protein sequence is MNKILLIEDNPDMRENTAEILELAGYEVMTAEHGKRGVQLAGEVDPELIICDIMMPELDGYGVLHMLSRNPKTAGIPFIFLTAKAEKADFRKGMNLGADDYLTKPFEDVELLDAIEMRKKKVESISSLNVGNEEELTQFVDEVRAKGALDMLAEDREKRMYKPKDLIFEEGHNSYYLYFINSGRIKTYKTNEDAKEYVEGLYKAGDFIGYNSLLKDSPYVDSAMALEESEVILIPKEDFLALMYNNRDVSHKFIRLLSRDLAEKEEQLLHLAYDTVRKRVADALMRLYDKYQEQDKEEFKISLSRDNLASIVGTSKECVIRVLSEFKSEGLLNTRQSEIEILKPEGIRGIRF, encoded by the coding sequence ATGAATAAAATCCTCCTGATAGAAGACAATCCGGATATGCGCGAGAATACTGCGGAAATCCTGGAACTGGCAGGCTACGAAGTCATGACTGCCGAACATGGAAAAAGAGGTGTCCAGCTTGCCGGTGAGGTGGACCCTGAGCTCATCATTTGTGATATCATGATGCCAGAGTTAGATGGGTATGGAGTATTGCATATGTTGAGTAGAAATCCCAAAACAGCTGGAATTCCCTTTATTTTTCTAACTGCTAAAGCCGAAAAAGCTGATTTTCGGAAGGGGATGAACCTTGGAGCAGATGATTATCTGACCAAACCTTTTGAAGATGTAGAGTTGTTGGATGCCATAGAGATGCGGAAGAAAAAGGTTGAGAGTATCAGTTCCCTGAATGTAGGAAATGAAGAGGAGCTGACGCAGTTTGTAGACGAGGTTCGGGCGAAAGGAGCATTGGATATGTTGGCGGAGGATCGGGAGAAAAGAATGTATAAACCCAAGGACCTGATCTTTGAAGAAGGGCACAATTCTTACTATCTCTATTTTATCAATTCCGGTCGGATTAAGACTTACAAAACCAATGAAGATGCCAAAGAATATGTAGAAGGCTTATACAAAGCCGGAGATTTTATTGGCTACAATTCTTTACTGAAAGATTCACCCTATGTGGACTCTGCAATGGCTTTGGAAGAAAGTGAAGTTATCCTCATCCCTAAAGAAGATTTCCTTGCCCTGATGTACAACAATCGAGATGTCTCTCACAAATTTATTCGATTGCTATCTAGGGATTTGGCCGAAAAGGAGGAACAACTTCTTCATCTGGCCTATGATACCGTCCGTAAACGTGTAGCAGATGCCCTCATGCGTCTTTACGATAAATACCAGGAACAAGACAAGGAGGAATTTAAAATCTCTCTCTCCCGGGATAATTTGGCCAGCATAGTTGGCACCTCAAAAGAGTGTGTCATCCGCGTGCTATCTGAATTCAAATCAGAAGGCTTGCTCAATACACGTCAAAGCGAAATAGAGATTTTGAAGCCGGAAGGAATTAGAGGAATTAGATTTTAA
- a CDS encoding PAS domain S-box protein, protein MSEHPRDPLNAISVDIDLVLKALFDHSLEGILVSDQDSRIVMANARTGELFEYDPQEMLGMKLDELIPGQYRRGHRAQVDSFWQSPGPRKKNSVKRLKGLTRTGKEMPLDISLNPIKIDAGSYVIAHIVDQTEKGEIQNSLDDNENLLSALIENAVDGVITISPRGIVGSMNPAAALLFGYDKEEVIGRNIKMLMPEPHHSAHDGYLDNYHKTGRAKIVGIGREVEGKRKDGSLFPFYLSVSKVETHAGHFYAGIVHDLSEQKTFENELKKYSEELEQRVEARTSALAQAINGLKKEIQERKTIEEALRLSEAETQEALKKERELNELKSRFVSMASHEFRTPLATILSSMNLLEKYQNTEYANRRDKHINRIKSNVKNLTAILNDFLSLSKLEEGRVELETEEFDIRSLAQEVCEDIETQAKDGQIIEYQHEGLEEEVQLDPKLTQNILINLLSNAVKYSAENTQIQLLSKLTKDSLFLKVIDRGMGIPEEEMQHLFERFFRAKNAGNIQGTGLGLSIVKRHVELMNGEIEAKSKLNEGTEFSIRFPRKVKANE, encoded by the coding sequence ATGTCAGAGCATCCAAGAGATCCTTTAAACGCGATTAGTGTCGATATTGACCTTGTTCTCAAGGCCCTCTTTGACCATTCTCTGGAAGGGATACTGGTGTCTGATCAGGATTCGCGGATCGTTATGGCCAATGCTCGAACAGGGGAATTATTTGAGTATGATCCCCAGGAAATGTTGGGCATGAAGCTGGATGAGCTGATACCCGGACAGTACCGTAGAGGCCACCGCGCCCAGGTAGATTCCTTCTGGCAATCCCCCGGACCTCGCAAGAAAAATTCGGTAAAACGGTTAAAAGGATTGACCCGCACGGGTAAAGAAATGCCCCTGGACATTAGCTTGAATCCGATAAAAATTGATGCAGGTTCCTATGTGATCGCCCATATTGTTGACCAGACAGAAAAAGGCGAAATCCAAAATTCACTTGACGATAATGAAAACCTCCTTTCTGCCCTGATTGAAAATGCGGTTGACGGAGTGATTACCATCAGTCCCAGAGGAATCGTAGGATCTATGAATCCTGCAGCAGCCCTTCTGTTTGGCTATGATAAGGAAGAAGTGATAGGGCGCAATATAAAAATGTTGATGCCTGAGCCTCATCATTCTGCCCACGATGGATATTTGGACAATTACCATAAGACAGGCAGAGCTAAAATTGTGGGTATAGGTCGAGAAGTGGAAGGGAAAAGAAAAGACGGAAGTTTATTCCCCTTTTATCTGTCGGTGAGCAAGGTAGAAACACATGCCGGGCATTTTTATGCAGGTATTGTCCATGACCTTTCTGAACAGAAGACATTTGAAAACGAACTGAAAAAGTATTCAGAAGAATTGGAACAGCGAGTTGAAGCCAGGACTAGTGCTTTGGCTCAGGCAATCAATGGCCTGAAAAAAGAAATACAGGAACGAAAGACTATAGAAGAAGCCCTGAGATTGAGCGAAGCAGAAACCCAGGAGGCATTGAAAAAAGAAAGAGAGTTGAATGAACTTAAGTCGCGCTTTGTTTCTATGGCTTCTCATGAGTTCAGGACCCCATTGGCTACCATCCTTTCCTCCATGAACCTTCTTGAGAAATATCAGAATACGGAATATGCTAATCGGAGGGATAAACATATCAATCGGATAAAATCCAATGTAAAGAACCTGACAGCCATCCTGAACGATTTCCTTTCTTTAAGTAAATTGGAAGAAGGAAGAGTAGAATTGGAAACCGAGGAATTTGATATCCGGAGCCTTGCGCAGGAAGTTTGCGAAGATATCGAAACCCAGGCGAAGGATGGGCAGATCATAGAATACCAGCATGAAGGCTTGGAGGAAGAAGTCCAACTTGATCCTAAACTGACCCAAAATATTTTGATCAACTTGCTGTCTAATGCAGTTAAATACTCAGCCGAAAACACTCAGATACAATTGCTAAGCAAATTGACCAAAGACAGCCTCTTCCTCAAAGTGATTGATAGAGGGATGGGAATTCCGGAAGAGGAGATGCAACATCTGTTTGAGCGATTTTTCAGGGCAAAAAATGCCGGCAATATCCAGGGAACTGGTCTAGGACTAAGCATAGTAAAAAGGCATGTAGAATTAATGAATGGAGAGATAGAGGCAAAAAGTAAATTAAATGAGGGAACTGAATTCTCCATCAGGTTTCCTCGTAAGGTAAAAGCTAATGAATAA